The genome window CATGAAGTTTGGGCGTTTGTTTTTGGTGGGTGATGCCGCACATATTGTTCCGCCAACAGGCGCTAAAGGGTTAAATTTGGCAGCAAGTGATGTCAGTACGCTATACCGCGTACTTAAAAAGGCGTATGTGGATGACCAGCCTGAGTGGTTAGAGCGCTATTCGGATATTTGTTTACGCCGTATTTGGAAAGCTGAACGATTTTCGTGGTGGATGACAGGCTTGCTTCATCGCTTTGACGACGGCGAATTTGCACAAAAAATGCAACAAGCAGAACTGGCTTACTACACAGACTCTGATGCAGGCTTAGCCTGTATAGCTGAAAATTATGTTGGGCTTCCTTATGAGCAGGTTGAGTGACCTTTGAGTGGGCGTTAGTGGGGTAGAACTGCGCGCGAAGGAAGCGCCTTTAAAATTTTGATGATTATATAAGTTATAAAGGGGGGGAAAGGTGTATTTATATATCAAAAATGATATGTAAATCAGGGCTAATTTCATTTTTGTGAAAGGGAGTTAGCCTTTTATAGTGGATGATAAGGATGCACAGTTGTTAGCTCACCTTAAAGAGTGCGCGGCAACTTAAAGAAATACAAAAACAATAATAGAAGGTAATCATTCAATGAATAAGTTTTCAATGTTCGCAACCGCGACCTTGTTGACGGTTGGCTCACTGACATCATCAGTTTTTGCAGCGGACTATAATCTCAAATTTGCCCATTTTTGGCCTTCTAGCTCAGGTGTGCATACAGGCTTTGAAACGTGGGCTGAGTCGCTCGAAAAAGCATCGGATGGTCGAATTAGTGTTGAATTCTACCCTGCGCAGACCTTAGCAAAGGCTCCAAAAAGTTATGATGCTGTTAAAAATCGTATCGCGGACATAACCGCCACCGTACAAGGATACAGTGCCAATCGCTTTCCATTAACGCAAGTGGTCGAACTACCTGGTGTAGCGAGTAGTGCTGCACAAGGAAGTTGTGTAATTCAATCACTGTATGACGAATCGCTCATCAGTAAAGAATACGACGATACGCATGTACTTTTTTTATTCACGCATGGCCCGGGTGATATTCATACCAAAGACAAGGCGATTGAAACTCCTGCAGACTTAGCTGGGTTAAAAGTTCGCCGTCCCACCACTGTTGTTGCAGAAATGCTAGAGGGCTTAGGGGCTCAGCCTGTTGGAATGCCAGCGCCTAATACGTACCCGTCTTTACAAAGGGGTGTTATTGATGGGGTTGCTATGCCGTGGGAAGCAATGAAAAGTTTTCGCTTAAATGAATTAGCGACTTATCACACCGAACTTGGGTTATATACCTTGTCTTTTGTCGTAACGATGAACAAGGACATCTACAACTCGATGCCTGATGATTTGAAGGCGGTAGTCGATACGCATTCAGGTATGGATTGGGCTCAAAAACAAGCGCTTGTCTTTGATGATCTCGATACGTTAGGTCGTGAGGAGGCAGTCAAAGCTGGGCACTCTATCATCACATTGGATGGTGGGGTGAATAATCCCGCTTGGAAACCGGTTCTTGAAACAGCCACCAATAACTATTTAGGAGCTTTAGAAGATAAGGGTATGCCTGCACGCAAAGTGTATGACCGTGCCATGGAACTTTCTAAAACTTGTTTATAAATACGTTTAACCGCTATGAATGAGGCCGGATGATGAAATGGCTAATAAAAGCGGTAGATGGCTTAGCCCTGGTTCTTTATTGGATCAGTGGCTTTCTGCTGGTGGTGATGATGTTAAGCGTAGTCTTTGATGTTGTTAGCCGTGGGCTGTTTGCTGCTACAGATGGAAATGTTGATATTACGTTTGTGGGTGGAATTGAGTTAGTTAAATACTCTTTACTGTTTTCGATGCTCTGTGCGTTTCCATACGCTGTTGATAAAGGGCAGATTGTAGTGGATTTGTTCACTCAGGGGTGGTCAGACCGGACGCAGCGTTGGACCGATGGTTTCTATACGTTGTGCTTTGGTATTTTTGGCGGATTATTGTGTTGGCGTTTTGCACTGGCCGGTGAGGAAGCAGAGATGAGCGGAGAGCTGACGCAGGATCTTTTAATGCCTATGTCGCCTATTTATTGGGTTGCCTCGTTTGCTCTAGCGGTGTTGGCGTTACGTGGCGTTGTTAGTGGCTTGGCGCAGTGGGTCGGCCCTTTAAAGGAGGCTAATAGATGAGTGC of Neptunomonas phycophila contains these proteins:
- a CDS encoding TRAP transporter small permease, with translation MMKWLIKAVDGLALVLYWISGFLLVVMMLSVVFDVVSRGLFAATDGNVDITFVGGIELVKYSLLFSMLCAFPYAVDKGQIVVDLFTQGWSDRTQRWTDGFYTLCFGIFGGLLCWRFALAGEEAEMSGELTQDLLMPMSPIYWVASFALAVLALRGVVSGLAQWVGPLKEANR
- a CDS encoding TRAP transporter substrate-binding protein, with product MNKFSMFATATLLTVGSLTSSVFAADYNLKFAHFWPSSSGVHTGFETWAESLEKASDGRISVEFYPAQTLAKAPKSYDAVKNRIADITATVQGYSANRFPLTQVVELPGVASSAAQGSCVIQSLYDESLISKEYDDTHVLFLFTHGPGDIHTKDKAIETPADLAGLKVRRPTTVVAEMLEGLGAQPVGMPAPNTYPSLQRGVIDGVAMPWEAMKSFRLNELATYHTELGLYTLSFVVTMNKDIYNSMPDDLKAVVDTHSGMDWAQKQALVFDDLDTLGREEAVKAGHSIITLDGGVNNPAWKPVLETATNNYLGALEDKGMPARKVYDRAMELSKTCL